Proteins from a genomic interval of Toxoplasma gondii ME49 chromosome Ia, whole genome shotgun sequence:
- a CDS encoding periodic tryptophan protein PWP2, putative (encoded by transcript TGME49_295680) codes for MFSYSFTNLLGAPFDSAQARIAFDKRVQCLYTPTSNRVACYRLHTQDHSANALVSSLSSTGESSNSSRKEGSSRKPFEQEGREDTSQEDSHHADQTAGSSGVFTFPFEARVDVAWFAVRSDNLLAICIDLHGQGMVVNLAKGCVVNRIQFKSNTSAEQKRKWDAVKDLQHSVTGAAFSPDDRFFAVAAGRSVQIWHAPTARHAYQLRLLRSMTLHQQTITTLSWSPDSTHLVTGSLDCTVRLWRAKVAKSGLVSSSVSGNGGSLEGLVVRDEDESAARPDGGVLEAETGYSFPRDSGRKADKGDATCGDNEFIPVAFVSHKYPLRFACFSGCLTRIISVNREGGIVLWKWTEKRRTEEQHEMARLKLLKCDPSAETQSLKKRLRKRRKAGGDAYVIHPGRHELGRKLLEVRRRKQEAEGSCSHEASAADSEQEDSADDSDQEKSSASGEREGDRKASKRRAADSRSSPASHAPINYMRGVWKTETKALCSLGRGHHVTHACTNLSPYYSASSPSSSPPSQYLLVAFSGGAFQLYELPTLTVLCKLSLGLASLDAVTLSFDGEWIGALAVESQTLVVWEWRSETYVLRQQSHAHGLRAVAFSPAGDAALSGASRIGAKAGVGGAAQQFQGAGASLGLGTSRGIVATGGTDGRVKLFDAETGFCFCSFADHAAAVTALVFASGGNAVFTASLDGTVRGYDLLRYRQFRIFTAKPGRADAGFGSSGTASKTSVLADLATGSVQFASLAVDAGGELLVAGGQGSVYSVFVWSIQTGKVVDELTGHEGPIVAVAFHPHPNKQGVVVTGSWDKKVKVWDLYARRSHGGAPETLQQTGGVLCVAFDPRGSDLLAVGGEGGRVTLWDTGLGGDEGVVATLDLVRDIQGGRSSQNDRRARNNWVSKEKKEALGNTAGLDLNVSVDSLAFSSTGSLLLVGSRHCATTFLYEARTGALLARFSLTRNRLLDGILRELNSRFITDSGDPLQEYDLSDEDDAVTEGVRERRRIKQHFSLPGVQSGQFASKKSRLFLLHQVAFAADSRSWAVATSHGLYIFSLDSKSGIYAAFGTSSRLPCAPPPMLTANVTTGSISRALERREYAKAFILSLVLNDLPTLLSIYEAIPPSSVALVCSSLAPALLPPLLFFLHLLLSTDVGVGTPHLQLHLLWLRNVMKLHMHVFQGDLAAFWAPSSVSSSRSGDRKISKGQGDRANEAFERLTRVSVDLRTLFLLILRQLQQQQANLHVPFCSNLHTLAFINASIRNSRSQQMEITSLS; via the exons ATGTTTTCGTACTCCTTTACAAATCTACTGGGGGCACCCTTCGACAGCGCTCAGGCGCGCATTGCCTTCGACAAGCGCGtccagtgtctgtacaccccaaCGAGCAATCGGGTGGCGTGCTACCGTCTTCACACCCAGGACCATTCTGCGAATGCGCTCGTTTCCAGTCTTTCCTCGACCGGTGAATCCTCGAATTCAAGTCGGAAAGAAGGGTCGTCTCGAAAGCCGTTTGAACAGGAGGGCCGAGAAGACACATCTCAGGAGGATTCGCATCATGCGGACCAAACGGCAGGTAGCAGCGGAGTCTTCACCTTTCCGTTTGAGGCTCGCGTCGATGTTGCCTGGTTTGCCGTCAGATCAGACAACTTGCTCGCCATCTGCATCGATCTTCACGGTCAAGGTATGGTCGTCAACCTTGCAAAGGGCTGTGTCGTGAACCGCATTCAATTTAAAAGCAACACCAGCGCCGAACAGAAACGGAAATGGGACGCAGTGAAGGATCTCCAGCACTCTGTTACCGGCGCCGCTTTCTCCCCCGATGatcgcttcttcgccgtcgccgctgGACGATCTGTTCAG ATCTGGCATGCGCCGACGGCCCGCCACGCGTATcagcttcgccttctccgatCCATGACTCTCCACCAACAGACAATCACCACGCTGTCCTGGTCCCCCGACTCGACTCACCTTGTGACAGGCAGTTTGGACTGCACAGTGCGGCTGTGGCGAGCGAAGGTGGCCAAGTCTGGTCTCGTTTCGTCCTCTGTGTCTGGGAACGGTGGCAGCCTCGAGGGTCTGGTTGTCCGCGATGAAGACGAGAGTGCCGCGCGGCCTGACGGGGGCGTGCTCGAGGCGGAGACGGGCTACAGCTTTCCGCGAGACTCGGGAAGAAAGGCGGACAAGGGAGATGCCACTTGCGGAGACAACGAGTTTATTCCAGTCGCGTTCGTCTCCCACAAGTACCCCCTCCGCTTCGCGTGCTTCTCTGGGTGCCTCACACGCATCATTTCTGTGAACCGCGAGGGAGGCATTGTCCTGTGGAAGTGGACTGAGAAGCGGCGAACTGAGGAGCAGCACGAGATGGCTCGTCTAAAGCTCCTCAAGTGCGATCCATCCGCTGAAACGCAGTCGCTGAAGAAGCGCctgaggaaacgcagaaaggcAGGCGGTGACGCGTACGTCATTCACCCTGGCCGCCACGAGCTGGGGCGCAAGCTCCTGGAGGTGCGGAGGCGAAAACAAGAGGCTGAAGGGAGCTGCAGCCATGAAGCGTCTGCGGCGGACTCAGAGCAGGAGGACTCGGCCGACGACTCCGATcaagagaagagcagcgcgtctggagaaagggaaggagatCGGAAAGCGAGCAAACGCCGAGCTGCAGactcgcgttcctctcctgcgtctcaTGCACCCATCAACTACATGCGCGGTGTGTGGAAGACGGAAACCAAGGCCCTCTGTTCCCTAGGTCGGGGGCACCACGTGACGCATGCGTGCACGAACCTCAGTCCGTACTACTcagcctcctcgccttcttcttctcctccgtcacAATACCTCTTAGTGGCCTTCTCCGGAGGCGCCTTCCAGCTGTACGAACTCCCAACGCTCACGGTCCTCTGCAAGCTGTCACTGGGTCTGGCCTCTCTGGACGCGGTCACCCTTTCGTTCGACGGCGAGTGGATCGGCGCCCTCGCCGTGGAGTCCCAGACGCTCGTCGTCTGGgagtggagaagcgagaccTACGTTCTCCGCCAGCAGTCGCATGCACACGGTCTCCgcgctgtcgccttctcacCCGCAGGAGACGCTGCGCTCTCGGGCGCGTCGCGCATCGGCGCCAAGGCCGGCGTCGGTGGGGCGGCGCAGCAGTTCCAGGGCGCGGGGGCCAGCCTGGGTCTCGGCACCTCACGCGGCATTGTCGCCACAGGAGGCACCGACGGCCGAGTGAAACTCTTCGATGCTGAAActggcttctgcttctgcagcttcgccGACCATGCTGCGGCTGTCAcagctctcgtcttcgcttccggaGGAAACGCCGTGTTCACGGCGTCTCTCGATGGCACTGTCAGGGGCTACGACCTCCTGCGCTACCGCCAGTTCCG CATCTTCACGGCGAAGCCTGGCCGGGCAGACGCAGGATTTGGATCCAGTGGAACCGCGTCGAAAACGTCCGTCCTTGCGGACCTCGCCACTGGGAGCGTGCAGTTCGCCTCCCTTGCTGTTGACGCCGGCGGCGAGTTGCTCGTGGCCGGCGGCCAAGGGAGTGTGTACTCAGTTTTCGTCTGGAGCATTCAGACAGGGAAAGTCGTCGACGAACTTACTGGTCACGAAGGACCCATTGTGGCGGTCGCCTTCCATCCCCACCCCAACAAACAGGGAGTCGTCGTCACTGGCAGCTGGGATAAGAAAGTGAAG GTGTGGGACCTTTATGCACGGCGGTCTCACGGCGGCGCCCCTGAGACTCTGCAGCAGACAGGGGGCGTTCTGTGTGTAGCCTTCGACCCTCGGGGCTCAGATCTTCTTGCAgtgggaggagaaggcggtcGAGTCACTCTCTGGGACACTGGCCTTGGGGGCGATGAAGGAGTCGTCGCCACTCTCGATCTCGTTCGTGATATTCAAGGAGGCCGCTCCAGTCAGAACGACCGCCGAGCGAGGAACAACTGGGTTtccaaagaaaagaag GAAGCTCTGGGCAACACAGCCGGCCTGGACCTGAACGTTTCGGTGGActctcttgccttctcgtCCACGGGCAGTCTCCTCCTCGTTGGCAGCCGACACTGCGCAACCACGTTCTTATACGAAGCGCGAACAGGCGCGCTCCTCGCGAGGTTCTCGCTGACGCGGAATCGCCTCCTTGATGGCATTCTTCGAGAATTGAATTCTCGTTTCATTACTGACAGTG GTGACCCTCTGCAAGAGTACGATCTGTCAGATGAAGATGATGCGGTAACGGAAGGAGTACGCGAACGCCGGCGCATCAAACAG CACTTCTCCTTGCCAGGCGTTCAATCGGGCCAGTTTGCCTCGAAGAAatcgcgtctcttccttcttcaccaGGTCGCCTTTGCTGCAGACAGCAGAAGCTGGGCTGTCGCCACTTCACACGGTCTCTACATCTTCAGCTTAGACTCAAAG AGCGGAATATACGCGGCCTTCGGAACCTCCTCACGTCTTCCATGCGCCCCTCCACCAATGCTGACGGCGAACGTTACGACGGGAAGCATCTCCCGAGCATTGGAAAGGCGAGAATATGCGAAG GCATTCATCCTCAGCTTGGTGTTGAATGACTTGCCAACGCTGCTGTCAATCTACGAGGCGATCCCTCCATCGTCCGTTGCGcttgtctgttcttctctcgcgccggcactgctgcctcctctccttttcttcctaCATCTCCTCCTCTCTACAGACGTCGGTGTTGGGACGCCGCATCTTCAGCTTCACCTTCTGTGGCTGCGGAACGTCATGAAACTTcacatgcatgtgttccAAG GTGACTTGGCTGCTTTCTGGGCGCCGTCGAGTGTTTCCTCTAGCCGTTCTGGAGACCGGAAGATTTCCAAAGGTCAAGGCGACAGAGCGAACGAAGCCTTCGAGCGTTTGACAA GAGTCTCTGTCGATCTGCGAACACTCTTTCTGTTGATTCTTCGCCAGCtacagcagcagcaggcgaACCTTCATGTGCCCTTCTGCTCCAACCTGCACACCTTGGCCTTCATCAATGCTTCGATCAGAAACAGCCGCTCGCAGCAGATGGAGATTACTAGTCTTAGCTAG
- a CDS encoding hypothetical protein (encoded by transcript TGME49_295662), with translation MEPHTGWCVPSPANWNRLVSSLSSGPADPHCIETDRPTPPPSPRLCRRPIGKWILRVSEPLNRDWQFHSFSFFTSFHYLLSLNSFVSTMAPKIFSLVAVLGSLGTAAAVQPAVSNAGLALARETVSMLQVQMQEKLSEMATAQLMEELGVDAAFSSALKETMSGFGKELLSSLKPTVTQICEDIVEQVAGYQQSVDEEALESDLGFAQISSSRVTDIAPHDVEKATALVDEQFWNKARNALKKVAAGVKKVASPIVSKVKDSLAAALKDLLSRIKPLLQTKLAEMISSVCDKAKDGLENATA, from the exons ATGGAGCCACACACGGGGTGGTGCGTTCCCTCGCCAGCAAATTGGAACCGGCTGGTTAGCTCGTTGTCATCGGGGCCCGCCGACCCCCACTGCATCGAGACAGACCGACCAACACCTCCCCCGTCGCCGCGGCTGTGTCGTCGACCGATCGGGAAGTGGATACTTCGAGTGTCAGAGCCACTAAATAGAGACTGGCAGTTccattctttttcttttttcacttCATTCCATTACCTGCTTAGTTTAAACTCGTTTGTTTCAACAATGGCGCCCAAGATCTTCTCACTCGTCGCCGTTCTAGGCTCCCTCGGCACCGCCGCAG CTGTACAGCCCGCCGTCAGCAACGCTGGTTTGGCGCTGGCCAGGGAGACTGTCTCCATGCTCCAGGTTCAGATGCAGGAAAAGCTATCTGAAATGGCTACTGCCCAAC TGATGGAGGAGCTGGGAGTCGACGCCGCCTTCAGCAGTGCTCTGAAAGAGACCATGAGCGGTTTTGGCAAAGAGCTCCTCAGTTCCTTGAAGCCGACCGTCACCCAAATCTGCGAAGACATCGTGGAGCAGGTCGCTGGTTACCAGCAGAGtgtcgacgaagaggcacTCGAGTCTGACCTCGGTTTCGCGCAGATCTCTAGCTCCCGCGTAACTGACATCGCACCTCACGATGTCGAGAAGGCGACTGCCTTGGTTGACGAGCAGTTCTGGAACAAAGCACGGAACGCTTTGAAGAAAGTGGCCGCTGGTGTCAAGAAGGTTGCTTCCCCTATTGTGAGCAAGGTGAAGGACAGCCTCGCAGCCGCTCTCAAGGACCTCCTCAGCAGGATCAAGCCGCTGCTGCAGACGAAACTTGCAGAGATgatctcttctgtctgcgaCAAGGCGAAGGACGGCCTTGAGAACGCGACTGCATAA